From the genome of Lotus japonicus ecotype B-129 chromosome 6, LjGifu_v1.2, one region includes:
- the LOC130723888 gene encoding uncharacterized protein LOC130723888: MKSDIVLQNVMNGTKIMWNPDIPEVASFRDGFARNGIDCHLPLGLIDGDVPTLSLDEDFLTMFPRKTILDLHSTAEEGIFIVCAKVSGLLEGEKWWYMSCRCHRGVTIKDDMPYCSGCATFVLEVIPRFRIKIEVCEGEDTAIFVLFDADSQHLIQRNCKDLFAGWKGKNACEYPDVIKGLVGKEYLFKVEKMSDHGAKFDDSFKVKKACDNGSVIEKFKHNSQVQTPKKLLTDAFVSKFAGGSNGRHLSDIIAESSNELSEIGANTVSLDDISPVECSSVLSSVGSAGDFDASSSKPTKKMKLRNVKEI; the protein is encoded by the exons ATGAAAA GTGATATTGTTCTTCAAAATGTTATGAATGGAACGAAGATTATGTGGAATCCTGATATCCCGGAAGTAGCATCATTTCGAGATGG TTTTGCTCGTAATGGAATTGATTGTCACCTTCCTCTTGGTTTAATTGATGGTGATGTGCCAACTCTTTCTCTTGATGAGGATTTTTTAACAATGTTTCCTCGGAAGACTATTCTGGATTTGCATTCAACTGCTGAG GAAGGTATATTCATTGTATGTGCTAAGGTATCTGGTTTACTTGAGGGGGAGAAGTGGTGGTATATGTCCTGCCGTTGTCACAGAGGTGTTACAATTAAAGATGATATGCCTTATTGTTCTGGGTGTGCTACGTTTGTGCTTGAAGTTATTCCAAG GTTTAGGATTAAGATTGAAGTCTGTGAGGGTGAAGACACAGCTATATTTGTCTTATTTGATGCTGATAGTCAACATCTAATCCAAAGGAATTGCAAGGATTTATTTGCTGGTTGGAAG GGGAAGAATGCGTGTGAATATCCTGATGTTATTAAGGGTTTAGTTGGGAAGGAGTACCTTTTTAAGGTTGAGAAGATGTCTGACCACGGTGCGAAATTTGACGATTCATTCAAAGTGAAGAAGGCTTGTGATAATGGTTCTGTTATCGAGAAGTTCAAGCATAATTCTCAAGTTCAAACTCCTAAGAAG TTGCTTACCGATGCGTTTGTTTCTAAATTTGCTGGTGGATCAAATGGACGTCACTTGAGTGACATTATAGCTGAGTCTTCCAATGAACTTTCAGAAATTGGTGCCAATACAGTCTCCCTTGATGACATATCTCCGGTGGAATGTTCCTCtgttctttcttctgttgggaGTGCTGGTGATTTTGATGCAAGCTCCTCCAAACCTACCAAGAAGATGAAGCTAA
- the LOC130724187 gene encoding beta-galactosidase 15-like, with product MSNPRIATFFITSSTLLWACSLATTVTYDSNAIVINGERKIIMSGAIHYPRSTSQMWPYLIQNAQDGGLDAIETYIFWDIHEPVRRQYDFSGDLDFIKFLKNVQEAGLYVVLRIGPYVCAEWNYGGFPMWLHNLPGIQLRTDNAVFKEEMQIFTTKIVNMCKEAGLFAPQGGPIIFAQIENEYGDVIEKYGEAGNSYIKWCAQMAVSQNIGVPWIMCKHVNAPSPMINTCNGYYCDDFEPNNPKFPKMFTENWVGWFQKWGERKPHRTAEDVAFSVARFFQRGGVFQNYYMYHGGTNFGRTAGGPYIITAYDYDAPLDEYGNLNQPKWGHLKDLHEALKKGEKILTNGSVSEKKYGNSIYLTTYANNATRERFCFLSNSDDSKDAQVDLQNDGKYNVPAWSVSILQDCNKEVFNTAKVNAQTNIYVKKQAKNGNLLNWNWIEESMDDTLKGQGTFKAPKLLEQKGVTLDSSDYLWYMTEVIINETSSWENATLQVNTTGHVLHAYVNGQYIGGQWGTYDNLNFTYQKPIALRQGTNVISLLSGTVGFANYGAFFDMKDEGIVGGPVKLIGSNLNNTLDLSTYSWSYKVGLNGETRRFFDPKLINGVQWKKNNVPNGRPMTWYMTNFETPEGTDSMVLDLKGLGKGQGWVNGKSIGRYWPTMVAEKTGCSDTCDYKGNYGPEQCESGCGEPSQRFYHVPRSFLNQKSNTLILFEEMGGNPFNVSIQTIALGPICGTTNLERTLELNCQGGKTISEIQFASYGDPQGNCGSFKKGGWESSDSMTVVEGACIGKQSCSINVTSSTFKITKGETNGRLAVQLLCDGSNPNDARVQKVKA from the coding sequence atgtCTAATCCTCGTATTGCAACCTTTTTTATTACAAGTTCAACATTGTTGTGGGCTTGTTCACTAGCAACAACTGTTACGTATGATTCAAATGCCATCGTCATCAATGGAGAACGAAAAATAATAATGTCAGGAGCAATTCACTATCCACGAAGCACTTCACAAATGTGGCCATACCTTATTCAAAATGCCCAAGATGGTGGTCTTGATGCCATTGAAACATATATATTCTGGGACATTCATGAGCCTGTTCGTCGCCAATATGATTTTTCTGGAGATCTAGACTTCATCAAGTTTTTAAAAAACGTTCAAGAAGCTGGGCTATATGTTGTGCTGCGAATTGGTCCTTATGTATGTGCTGAATGGAACTATGGAGGTTTCCCAATGTGGTTACATAACTTACCAGGTATTCAACTAAGGACAGACAATGCAGTTTTTAAGGAGGAAATGCAGATCTTCACAACAAAGATAGTGAACATGTGCAAAGAAGCAGGATTATTTGCACCACAAGGGGGGCCAATTATTTTTGCTCAAATAGAGAACGAATATGGAGATGTCATTGAGAAATATGGAGAAGCAGGAAATTCATACATTAAATGGTGTGCCCAAATGGCTGTATCTCAGAACATCGGTGTCCCGTGGATCATGTGCAAGCATGTCAATGCCCCATCTCCTATGATCAATACTTGCAATGGGTACTATTGTGACGATTTTGAGCCAAACAATCCTAAGTTCCCCAAGATGTTTACTGAGAATTGGGTTGGTTGGTTCCAAAAATGGGGTGAAAGGAAGCCACATAGAACTGCTGAGGACGTAGCATTTTCAGTTGCACGTTTCTTTCAAAGAGGTGGGGTCTTCCAAAATTACTACATGTATCATGGAGGAACAAATTTTGGGCGAACTGCAGGTGGTCCATATATAATAACCGCTTATGATTATGATGCACCACTTGATGAATATGGTAATCTAAATCAACCCAAATGGGGACATCTTAAAGACCTCCATGAAGCCTTAAAAAAAGGAGAGAAGATTCTCACGAATGGCTCAGTTAGTGAGAAGAAATATGGAAATTCAATATACTTGACAACTTATGCAAACAATGCCACTAGAGAAAGATTTTGCTTCTTAAGCAATTCTGACGATTCTAAAGATGCTCAAGTTGATCTACAAAATGATGGAAAGTACAATGTTCCAGCATGGTCAGTATCTATTCTCCAAGATTGCAACAAGGAGGTTTTCAACACTGCAAAAGTTAATGCCCAAACTAATATTTATGTTAAGAAACAAGCTAAAAATGGAAACCTTCTCAACTGGAATTGGATAGAAGAATCAATGGATGACACCCTTAAAGGTCAAGGGACATTTAAAGCTCCTAAACTTTTAGAGCAAAAAGGAGTTACTCTTGATTCTAGTGATTACTTGTGGTACATGACCGAAGTTATCATCAATGAGACCTCATCTTGGGAAAATGCAACTTTGCAAGTGAACACAACTGGTCATGTTCTTCATGCCTATGTTAATGGGCAGTATATTGGTGGACAATGGGGAACGTATGACAACCTTAATTTTACGTATCAAAAGCCTATTGCTTTGCGTCAAGGGACCAATGTCATAAGTTTATTAAGCGGAACAGTTGGGTTTGCAAACTACGGTGCATTCTTCGATATGAAAGATGAGGGTATCGTAGGAGGTCCTGTAAAGCTCATTGGAAGCAACCTAAATAATACTTTGGATTTATCAACATATAGTTGGTCTTACAAGGTCGGGTTAAATGGTGAAACTCGAAGGTTCTTTGACCCTAAGCTCATTAATGGAGTtcaatggaaaaaaaataatgttcCTAATGGAAGACCAATGACCTGGTACATGACAAACTTTGAAACCCCTGAAGGTACAGACTCTATGGTCTTAGATTTGAAAGGCCTTGGAAAAGGACAAGGATGGGTTAATGGGAAAAGCATTGGACGATATTGGCCTACAATGGTGGCTGAAAAAACTGGGTGCAGTGACACATGTGATTACAAAGGTAATTATGGGCCTGAGCAATGTGAAAGTGGGTGTGGAGAACCATCTCAACGGTTTTACCATGTGCCAAGATCATTTTTAAATCAAAAAAGTAACACATTGATTTTGTTTGAGGAAATGGGTGGCAACCCATTTAATGTGTCAATCCAAACTATTGCACTTGGTCCTATTTGTGGCACTACAAATTTAGAAAGAACCTTAGAATTAAATTGCCAAGGTGGGAAAACTATTTCAGAAATTCAATTTGCTAGCTATGGGGATCCTCAAGGAAATTGTGGCTCATTCAAAAAAGGTGGGTGGGAATCAAGTGACAGTATGACAGTGGTTGAAGGAGCGTGCATTGGAAAACAATCATGCTCTATCAATGTGACAAGTTCTACATTTAAAATAACAAAGGGTGAGACTAATGGTCGGCTAGCTGTGCAACTCCTTTGTGATGGCTCTAATCCTAACGATGCTCGTGTTCAAAAAGTTAAGGCTTAG
- the LOC130726680 gene encoding laccase-5-like has translation MEAFKTLLAMLLLLASALCSANGKTHEHEFVVQATKVKRLCKTHNAITVNGQFPGPTLEINNGDTLVVKVTNKARYNVTIHWHGVRQMRTGWADGPSFVTQCPIRPGGSYTYRFNVEGQEGTLWWHAHSSWLRATVYGALIIRPREEESFPFPKPKRETPILLGEWWDANPIDVVTEATRTGAAPNVSDAYTINGQPGDLYKCSAKGSVIVPIASGETNLLRVINAALNQPLFFTIANHKFTVVGADASYLKPFTTKVILLGPGQTTDVLITGDQPPSRYYLAARAYQSAQNAGFDNTTTTAILEYRNPPHSSPSKVKPLMPLLPAYNDTNIVTAFTKSLRSPKKVEVPTEVDESLFLTVGLGLNKCPPSFRARRCQGPNGTRFAASVNNVSFTLPNNISILQAQYLGIPGVFTTDFPARPPVKFDYTGNVSRSLWQPVPGTKAYKMKFGSRVQVVLQDTSIVTPENHPIHLHGYDFYIVAEGFGNFDAKKDTSKFNLVDPPLRNTVAVPVNGWAVIRFVADNPGAWLMHCHLDVHITWGLATVFLVENGVGKLQSIEPPPADLPLC, from the exons ATGGAAGCTTTCAAGACCCTCTTAGCTATGTTACTTCTCTTAGCTTCAGCATTGTGTTCAGCAAATGGCAAAACTCACGAGCATGAGTTTGTT GTTCAAGCAACTAAAGTGAAGAGGTTGTGTAAAACCCACAATGCCATTACCGTGAACGGGCAATTCCCAGGCCCAACGTTGGAAATCAACAATGGAGACACTTTGGTTGTTAAAGTCACCAACAAAGCTCGTTACAATGTGACCATTCACTG GCACGGTGTTCGGCAAATGAGAACAGGATGGGCGGATGGACCATCATTTGTGACCCAGTGTCCCATTCGTCCCGGAGGAAGTTACACTTACCGGTTCAACGTTGAAGGACAAGAAGGCACACTTTGGTGGCATGCACATAGCTCATGGCTAAGAGCCACTGTTTATGGTGCCTTAATCATTCGTCCAAGGGAAGAAGAGTCATTTCCTTTCCCTAAGCCCAAGCGTGAAACGCCCATTCTTTTAG GGGAGTGGTGGGACGCAAACCCCATCGACGTTGTGACGGAGGCGACACGAACTGGGGCTGCTCCAAATGTTTCTGATGCGTACACTATCAATGGTCAACCTGGTGATCTTTACAAGTGCTCTGCCAAAG GCAGTGTCATTGTTCCAATAGCTTCCGGGGAGACCAACCTTCTCCGAGTCATCAACGCTGCACTCAATCAACCTCTCTTCTTCACGATCGCCAACCACAAATTCACAGTGGTTGGCGCTGATGCCTCCTACCTCAAGCCATTTACGACCAAAGTCATTTTGCTAGGACCGGGCCAAACCACCGATGTCTTAATCACCGGTGACCAGCCACCATCCCGCTACTACTTGGCAGCGCGTGCGTACCAATCTGCTCAAAACGCCGGGTTCGACAATACCACTACCACAGCCATTCTTGAATACAGAAACCCACctcattcttctccttccaaagTTAAACCCTTGATGCCTCTACTGCCTGCGTATAATGACACCAACATTGTCACTGCCTTCACCAAAAGCCTCAGAAGCCCTAAGAAAGTTGAGGTTCCCACAGAAGTTGATGAGAGCCTCTTCTTAACTGTGGGCCTTGGGCTCAACAAGTGCCCTCCAAGTTTCAGAGCAAGAAGGTGCCAAGGGCCCAATGGGACACGATTCGCTGCGAGCGTCAACAACGTGTCTTTTACACTCCCGAACAACATTTCAATTCTACAAGCTCAGTATCTTGGAATCCCAGGAGTATTCACCACTGATTTCCCGGCGAGGCCGCCGGTGAAGTTTGATTACACCGGTAACGTGAGCCGTTCGCTCTGGCAACCTGTTCCCGGAACTAAAGCGTATAAGATGAAATTTGGATCGAGGGTGCAGGTTGTGTTGCAGGATACAAGCATTGTAACACCTGAGAACCACCCAATTCACCTTCACGGGTATGATTTCTATATCGTTGCTGAGGGGTTTGGAAATTTCGATGCCAAGAAAGATACGTCGAAATTTAACCTTGTTGATCCACCTCTGAGGAACACGGTGGCAGTTCCTGTAAATGGATGGGCAGTTATTCGATTTGTTGCTGATAACCCag GTGCCTGGCTCATGCATTGTCATTTGGATGTTCACATTACCTGGGGTTTGGCCACAGTTTTCTTGGTGGAGAATGGAGTTGGGAAATTGCAATCCATAGAGCCCCCACCAGCGGATCTGCCTCTTTGTTGA